tgttagaacaagatttgttctaatcaatattcttagttttgatgataacaaggatatgaattttgtgtgagataatgtggtactctaatacattgcaatttccctttcaggaaatatataaagagtatgcaccaatcagcgctcagaagctttgtctcagaaggttcagcatgcaacatcaaaacatggtctggcaagacatcagaagatggtcaaggcagaatcagaacatgggtctatggaagcatcagaagaacttgagatcagaagcagaagcactgaagttctcatggtatcacgctcagaagcacttcaaggtcagaagacaagaagatgctatgcaccaagctgtttgactctgatgatattcaaatattttattcacaaacatcagatcagaagaaagtacaggtggcaggctacgctgactgacaaaaggaacgttggaagctattaaaggcaacgtcagacacagcgtgaacaaggctcgaggtagttgacaaaagcgtgaaacattaaatgcaatgctgtacggaatacgcaaagcattaaatgcgcccaacggtcatcttctcaaacgcctatatatatgaagttctgatgagaagcaaggttgacgatttgctaacaattaacttgctgaaacgctgttcaaactcaaagctcagaaacttcatcttcatcaaagctcactacattgctgttgtaatatattagtgagattaagcttaaacgttaagagaaatatcactgttgtgattatagcttttcagaagcatttgtaatactcttaattgattacattaatttgtaagtaactagagtgatcaagtgttgatcaggatactctaggaagtcttagcttgtgtctaagcagttgtaattagagtgatcacgtggtggtcaggatactctaagaaagtcttagcttgtgtctaagcatttgttcctggagtgatcaggttgtgatcaggatactctagaagacttagtcgcggactaagtggaaaaccattgtaatctgttgcgattagtggattaaatcctcaggtgaggtaaatcactccgtgggggtggattggagtagtttagttaacaacgaaccaggataaaaataactgtgcatattgtttttatcgttcaagtttttagactacacttattcaaacccccccctttctaagtgtttttctatccttcagttgatACATAAAATTGTATAaacggaaaaaatatattattaatatacatatttttataAAGAAGAAAATGTGtattattgataaaaaatttaaaaacgaaAAAAGTGTATTGCTGAtataagtatttttataaatgaaaaagttTATATTGTTGATATAAActgttgatataaatatttttataaatgggaaaatcaatttttgattaaaatatttttataatttaaaaaaattattagtgatacaaatatttttataaataattattatacttgtataggcatggcaacggggcgggtctAGGACAATTTTTACTAGGTGGCAAAGCGGgcggcccgccccgccccgtcatatgcccgccaaaaaaaggGCGGGACGGACAAGCCCATAAATTGAAATGGACATAAAAAcctagcccgccccgccaaggtggcgggttgACGGGCGCGGGCTTGCCCAcctatttttttcttattattttttcatatttttaatagatttttttatattttaattaaatttttcacatagtttttagaacaatttttttataaaatatttgttaacaaattttactttaaaatattacatatataaataaatgtataaaataaaatcatcaagaATTAGAATTAGTAGAATTAACTTTAAAAATAGTGGATTTTGACGGAGCGACGGATTTTGgcggcggcgggctttggcggggcggactATGGCGGACGACGGTCCTAAAAtgtcaacccaacccgccattttttggcgggtgcgcggaccAGCCCGACGGGGCCActacccgttttgccacccctagtttttACCTCCCCAAACTCAAACTCGAATCCCCAATCAATCACCGTTCCctgccccaaacccaaacggggatggagaattaaaatctATCCATCCCAAACAGGTTCGGATTGGGTTCATGTATCCCGCCCCGCCaccatccatttagtaaaatcaattattttaataaaaatatttattttttcaaaaatcaaattagattataaataataaaataaaacaatctcaaaaaatttcatacatatattccaaatattttaaataataaatgcaAATCAAAATGTCAAAACATCAACCACATATTTAATAACAtcaattatgaaatataaataataatatatataataaaataaacgaGACGGGCTCGGGGGCGGGTTCGGGGTGGATATTAGTGTCTCCATTATCCGACCCGTCCTCATATTTTATAATCAGAAAAACTCAAATCCGAATCCAATCAAAGCGGGTTTTCTCCGTCAACTTCGAGAGATGGATTTTATTGCCATGTCTATCCCACTGAAAAAAAATCTCACATCCTGAACGGTATTTTTACTACTACTAATTAGAGAGGGAGAAACTAAAATGATTCAACCTTTGGAATACCAACTCCTTTGTTCGAGGTAGCAGTGATAAATGCATCTGAAACTAGAAAAGAAACACTAACCCTCGTAAGTCATAATGCACCTGTACTTAACAAAATAGAGAAAATCTCTTGTTGTTCTGACTCATACATATATGCACAAAGGAGAGTGAGTTGGAGATTGAAAGAGAGTAAGAGTAACAACAACTTCATATACATATCTTACCTTTGAGGTGACCACTCCACTTGATTCATCAAATTTATTCGTTTGAGTTTAAATTCTTAATATTTCCTCATCTTGTTTTCATGCTTGGTTGAGTAATTTAGGGTTACTGGAAATTCATTTCATAAGTTGTAATGTATTAGTAATCAAAGGAACAATTGTGTGCTATGCTCTATTTGTATATGTAGTTTCTGATTTGTGTGTGCCTCACTGTTTTAGTTTCTTGCAATGTGATTGATGGCTCTTATGAATCAAATGAAATTCATCATGTTGAAGCATGTAGTGTACCATGTATATTGAATATCTATTGTATTGCTCTTCTTGTTTTCATCTGATATAAACATTGTGTTGTAACATTTTTCAAATAGATCCGTTATGGTTGATGATCGTATTAGTGCATTGCCGGATGAAATCATTTGTCACATACTCTCATTTCTCCCAACAGAAGATGTTTTTACAactaaacttctttcaaaaaggtGGAGACCTTTATGGCTTTTACTTTCCAATCTCGACTTTGATGATCGTCGATGCAGCCGTGAACTTTATTCACAGTTTATAAACATGGTTTTTATATCTATATATGCACGAAGTGCGCACAAGCCTATCAAAAGGTTCCTCCTCAGATGTGATGGTAATTCTATCTGTGAGCCAAAAGAATCTGATATAGTCACGTGGTTAACTGCCGCTGCAGAACGTGGGATGGAACACCTCGATGTTCATATTTCTAGTAACCAGAATTTTAACTGCGTTTTTAGCTTCAAAAACCTAGTTGTTCTCAAGTTGAGAGCGATACATATTACTACTATTCTACCTGTTGACCTTCCCTTGCTTAGAACTTTACATCTGAATGGAGTTTATTTCCTTGAACATTGGTTTCTATTGGAAATTCTTAATGGCTGTCCAATTCTGGAGGATTTTGAAGCGAAAAATATATTTGTCCGAAACTCGGCAAATGAGTATGAGGCAGAGTTTAAACGGTTAACTAAGTTGGTCAAGGCAGACATTTCTAATTTGTCTGTTTACAATGTTCCTTTGGAAGGCTTTTCTAATGTTGAATTTCTTCGGTTAGAAGAggtatgaatatatatatatatatatctattcaATTAGTTATCTATTTTCAATTCGACACAGTATGTCTaatttgtttcattttttattatgtgTAGATCTATGGTTGTGTTCCAGAGTTTTCAAATTTGACTCATTTGGAATTTGTTAGCAGGAGAAAcgttaattggtgtttgttatacgaTGTGTTGGAGAAATGTCCTAAGCTTCAAAATCTTGTGCTTGAAATGCCTCAACTTGTAACATCAGTTTCTACTCTTTGCTGGTACCCAAATATCTTTCCCAAATGCCTTTTATCACAGTTGAAAGAGTGCACTATTGCAAATTATAGAGGACATCAATACGAGTTGAAGTTTGTACAACATATTATGTTGAATTCAAAATCTTTACGGAGGATAACTATATGCAGTCCGCCGTCCATGAATCCTCGGGAGATGCTTGAAATGCAAAAGGAATTGTCGTTCTTCCCAATGAGGTCTGCAACATGCGaagttaattttaaatttgtttgagtAGCTGCAAGTTCTTCCTAGATGattgcattttttatttgtttctacgTTTTCATAATGTGTCCCATTTCTGACTGTTTTGTggtgatttttcctttgttataGGCATGTTGATATTCTAGAAAAATTATGCTTAGCTATCCACAGCTAGAAGATAGCTAGTGTCTTCTTTGATATACATTTTGGAACAAAAAATGGGTGCACCATCAACTTGTCATGCTTGTACTTAATTCTCTCTGGAGTAGTTTAAAAAAACCCAGCTGAGATAAAATCCTTTTAAAACTGAGCACAAGCTGAAATTACATTGGGTATAGTCGCTTCATCAGGAAATACAATTCCATAGTACACTATTTCATGAAACATATAACCATGATAACAAAAGTATAATTCAAACATTTAGAGTTAGAATATCAAATTTGATAATACAACTCAAAATTCAAAACAGACTAAAAATAAGTCTTAAAGAAACTAAAAGCGTCAATCATTGCCGCCACCCCCAGATGATCCGCTTGTGTCCAAAGGCAAATCGGTCTCACTTGCACCATCAACTGAATGAAATAACAAAAGTAAAATACTTAGTTAAAATTatcataattataatttattttcctGTAAGCCAAacttgtattaaaataaaaatctggAGCTATAGCACAAGATATACCAAACTAACATAAAACAACACTGAAAGGAAAACACCGTAGCAAAGTTGGGAAAGAAAAGATCTCCAATCTGTCTATAAAATTTGCTTTTAAAATCTACAGCAATTTAAGATTTTTAAACTTCTAATTAACGCATATTTCACTATTAATAAGAATCAAGATCTTTTAAGATTTACATGTACCATCTAGGTTACATGTTACACAGTACTATCTAATAGTATGATGCATTTGTTTTTGATAGATTTACATGTGGTTTGTCTTTAAGATTTAGTGGTTGGTGTCTATATTGGAAACAATTGTTGAGAGATTTTCCTGATTGATATTGTTATTGCAGAGGATTTTAAATAACCAGTTCAGCATATTGCTCTTAATGGTGAATGTTATTTATCAGTCCCGGTATAATTGATGAATaatgtttgaaaaagatgtgataCTTTTATAACAAAAAGAGATGACTTAGGTTAGCACTTGTATTCTGTTATTTTCCATTGTAGTGCCTTTGTGCTCCATTTTCAGTCAATATATACACAAATTTTCTTCTTTGAAATTCTGGGTTCTATCAATTAATGAGCTCAAAATGAAAGGAGCCACAAAGCCTTAATTATCATAGGTCACGATTCCAAATAGTCCAACCTAGGAGCTCGAAGAAAATTTAGATTTAACATTTTAgtcttcaaaaataaaagaaaacagtaTCTAATCAAAATTCTATCAACCATCTCGCTACTGAAATTGCTTAAGCAGAGAGTGACAAGACAACTTGGCAAGTTCCAAACTCTGCTCTAAGTCAAATGAATTTCATGGATGAAATATTGATTTGTATGTAAGATATTACCATAGTCTAATACTAAATCAGCATTATCATTCAACTAAACAAGACTAACTACTACAAACATGGGTCCAGATCCGCGCCCGATTGGAATTTAAAACGTCCTCTGTATCTTGCCATTTTCAATCTTCAACTCTAATCTTCTTCTCCGATAATTACGATTCTCTTTGACCCTATTTTTGAATTGGGAATTCAAATGCATAAAATTGGGATTAAGTTATGAGAATAGGTTTTATGTACATCTTGTGATGGAACCTTGTGTTGGTGGAGAGTTATTTCATAGAATCATTGCTCAAGATTATTATTCTGAATTTCAGATAGAGCTGTTGCTGGAATTTCAAttttttgatgaattttcttCTATACATTGTACATAAGTGTAATtaatagtttatttattttatagaaTTAGCCTCGTAAGTATTGTGTTATCTGGGGAGATTGTAAAAGAGAATTAACCTTGTAACTATAATGCTATTTGAGCAATTTAtcaaatgatttatttatttattgtttaaaatTAGTCTTATAATTATTATGCTTAAACTGATGTAGCATAACTTTTGGTAGAAAGTTGTTTCATAGTAAACAAGTGTAACATAAACCAATTCAAAAAACATGTTAATTGCTTTAAACTGATGTATCAGTAAACAATGGTAGCATAAACCATTCAAAAAACATAAACTAGTGTATTGCATAAACCAGTATCTAAACAGAAGCTCAATACACTAGTTATACACTAGTTATAAGTCTGTTccaaaacataaacataaaccaaTGAAAAGTAAGCACCAAACTAGTACAAAATTATGTCATGATGTACATCATAAATGTCTAAAAGAAGTTGAACATTCCTATTGTGTTAACTTGACTCAATTGTGTCATTTGAGTTGTAGTCCCGCTGTAATTTCCATTACCAACTTCACTTAAACTTAGAGTATGTATACCACCGCTTTGACTCGATTGTGTCATTTGGGTTGTAGTTTCGCCGTAACTTCCATTACCAACTTCACTTAAACTTAGAGCATGTATACCACCACTTGTTCCTCTGTATTGTTCTTGCACAGTTTGAACATGATCATCACCTGCTGTTATGGATTGTTCCTACACAATTTAGAGTAAAAGTAACATATATTATTAACAGGAGATAGTAATACTAAGATTCTAGTTAAGCATTGAGAAAAAGTAAAAAGTGATTTACCaaatttctatttcttttattctgTGATAAATTTTCCTCTGCTTTTTTCTGCGACAGGTTTCCCTTTCTCTTTCGAGCCAATTTCTCAACCCAAGACTTAGGCCGTTTTCTAGCTTTATTTAAGCAGTCTCGCTTCTTTATGCCTTTTGCTCCACCAACATCAACAATATCCACATTTTGgtcatttttttcatttaaaattgatatGGATACATTACACATCCCATTAGACTCTCCATCCATATACTTTTGAGTCAACATACTTTCTATTATTTTCTCACTCTCTTCATAAACTTTAGACAAAAAGGTGTAAGTTTCATGAGATTCTGATGCTCGATTAGTCATTTTAACCATTCGAGGACATAGTTCATTATATCGCTTCATGAAATGGGCTTTTTTGTCCAATTCAATATGATTCCCTTTCCAATCTTGGTTTCTTCCACACCTAGCATCTCGTGTCCATCGTTTTAGAACATAGTGCTGTGGAATTAGCTTGATATACATAAGATCTAAAACTTTTAAAGCATGACTGCATAAGATGCCATGTGTCTCAAATTTTCGACAATCACAAACAACTTTTTGATCCATAAGATTCCATGTTACTATTCGCTCCTTACTGTTATCATAACTTGAAACAGCATACATCCCTTATTTCAATTCTTTTATGCACATGCCTTGATATTCGTCGTATTCCTCTTGGAATTCCTCAAAAATTGATGGAGTGTAAATGTTTCCAGCTTGTAAAAGCAT
This genomic stretch from Vicia villosa cultivar HV-30 ecotype Madison, WI unplaced genomic scaffold, Vvil1.0 ctg.000278F_1_1, whole genome shotgun sequence harbors:
- the LOC131626259 gene encoding F-box/FBD/LRR-repeat protein At5g56420-like; this encodes MVDDRISALPDEIICHILSFLPTEDVFTTKLLSKRWRPLWLLLSNLDFDDRRCSRELYSQFINMVFISIYARSAHKPIKRFLLRCDGNSICEPKESDIVTWLTAAAERGMEHLDVHISSNQNFNCVFSFKNLVVLKLRAIHITTILPVDLPLLRTLHLNGVYFLEHWFLLEILNGCPILEDFEAKNIFVRNSANEYEAEFKRLTKLVKADISNLSVYNVPLEGFSNVEFLRLEEIYGCVPEFSNLTHLEFVSRRNVNWCLLYDVLEKCPKLQNLVLEMPQLVTSVSTLCWYPNIFPKCLLSQLKECTIANYRGHQYELKFVQHIMLNSKSLRRITICSPPSMNPREMLEMQKELSFFPMRSATCEVNFKFV